One segment of Antennarius striatus isolate MH-2024 chromosome 5, ASM4005453v1, whole genome shotgun sequence DNA contains the following:
- the dock3 gene encoding dedicator of cytokinesis protein 3 isoform X9: MWTPTEEKIGVVICSFRGSVVQGLVLELGETVQILEKCEGWYRGFSTRRPNVKGVFPVTYVHLKKAVVTNRGPHEVVTPLEDPIAAEVTSTLQEWAVLWKQLYVKHKVELFYKLRHVMLELLDLRRQLLSGHMTHDQNRDVRRHLTLRLDWGNEHLGLDLVPRKEFETVDEDQISVSELYKMHLSSRHNVQQTTAQGDANRLRPGEPSRVPVGHHLLVNLKNFTCNSVGEDTDIFFSLYDLREGRTISEKFMVRLNKNGGPKNPEKVERLCALFTDLSNRDMKRDLYIVSQVIRTGRMLLNDSRKGPPQVQYRRPYGCAVLAMSDVLQTISELKEEKDFVLKVYTCNNESEWHQIHENIIRRSSTKYTAPSTSYGLIISLQLLRGDLEQVRREHPLVFSRGVAPTRKMGFPDVIVPGDVRNDLYLTLERGDFERGGKSVQKNVEVTVFVLDAGGGVLQDCISLGSGEPPLQEHRSFVLYHNNSPRWGEVLKLPIPIDRFRGAHLRFEFRHCSTKDRGEKKLFGFSFTPLMRDDGTTLSDQSHELHVYKCDESATFSSHALYLGLPCCKDDTSCPSAPPGPVFQRSTKETFWISTQLSSTKLTQNVDLLALLKWKAHPDRVLDILGCLRHVSGEEIVKFLQDILDTLFSILDDNTEKFGPLVFQLLVFIINLLRDSKYHHFRPVMDTYIQKHFAGALAYKELIRCLRWYMDRSAEVVRQDHIQEAMRALEYLFKFIVRSRILYSRATGGLEEDQFRTSIQELFQSIRFVLILDSRGSEALIFTQAALLNSFPAIFDELLQMFTVQEVAQLVRGTLGSLPSTVHMGQSMDLVKLQAIARTVDSKLFSLPESRRTLLPVVLHHLHLHLRQQKELLVCSGILSSIFSIIRTSAMDTSVQEEVEMLVESLLDVLLQTLLSIMSKSQSQEAVRGQRCPQCTAEITGEYVSCLLSLLRQMTDVHFQHLMENFQSKEELKEFLLKILCVFRNLMKLSIFPRDWNVMRLLTSNIILTTAQFLSPALHKNFSETDFDFKVWNSYFSLAVLYINQPSLQLENLSATKRKKVLDKYGDMRVMMTYDLFSMWQNLGENKIHFIPGMIGPFLGVTLVPQLEVRNIMIPIFHDMMDWEQRKNGNFKQVEAELIDKLDSLVSEGKGDENYRELFGLLLLEKIEQETWRETGTSFVTSVTRLMERLLDYRDCMKGDETENKKMGCTVNLLNFYKSEINKEEMYIRYIHKLCDMHLQADNYTEAAFTLLLYWELLAWEQRPLKDLLHYPAQSEWHRKEGLSRKVIHYFNKGKCWELGVPLCRDLAFQYESQYDYQSLSWIRKMEASYYDHILEQQRLEPEFFRVGFYGRKFPFFLRNKEFVCRGHDYERLEAFQQRMLGEFPQAIAMQHPNQPDEAILQCDAQYLQIYAVTPVPEGVGVLQMDRVADRIKSFYRVNNVRRFRYDRPFHKGPKDRDNEFKSLWIERTTLTLTRPLPGISRWFEVDKKEVVEVSPLENAVSVVENKNQELRTLIGQYQHKQLQGNINLLSMTLNGVVDAAVNGGVARYQEAFFDKDFISSHPEDTEKITQLKDLMQEQVHILGVGLAVHEQLVHPEMRPLHKKLVDQFQMMRSSFCHGLPALDRVAPRGMLGPPGPMSPESFKFLHRHSPVALWTPVRPPSSCVSSEVTMGGLLILSDGVMMETPDDFYRMQVNASPSSSSLSSTHSAPSQMMSSAPSTIRVGSPSLPDRYRHTRETLMLLPPQRERPSSAMYDNGQPMNFQRALFHQVIGPCKPCSDPNLSVAEKVLTTPSSWSLDSGTREALPFLSAHVGGVMAPPVPPRNLPHGQLLSMHFDAVQQQLSDLPPALPARSLRKPPLLPIPASPTSPSILDGSSSTLSGSASSGVSSLSDPPASHTDTLESPPSSQAWTTDQEDPLYQPVRYSPPEGAPPCPSQSTGCVAPPLAGGPPPAPGLDGLPPHHHHFHPHYLPHHPPLYHLHEPPPALPPKPYPREGCIPEEDPQSAPPPPVPRPMPHSIYQPIMAPPREEHAKVAWVHGMGGE; encoded by the exons ATGTGGACCCCAACGGAGGAGAAGATAGGAGTGG TGATCTGCAGCTTCCGGGGTTCGGTGGTCCAGGGTCTGGTCCTGGAGCTGGGGGAGACCGTCCAGATTCTGGAGAAATGTGAAG GTTGGTACCGAGGGTTCTCCACCCGCAGGCCAAACGTCAAG GGCGTGTTCCCCGTGACCTACGTCCACCTGAAGAAGGCTGTCGTCACCAACCGGGG gcCCCATGAGGTCGTGACCCCCCTGGAGGACCCCATCGCCGCCGAGGTGACGTCCACGCTGCAGGAGTGGGCGGTTCTGTGGAAGCAGCTCTAtgtg AAACACAAGGTGGAGCTGTTCTACAAGCTGCGTCACGtgatgctggagctgctggacctCAGGAGGCAGCTGCtgtcaggtcacatgacccacgaCCAGAACCGGGACGTCAGGAGACACCTGACCCTCAGGCTGGACTGGGGCAACGA ACATCTGGGTCTGGATCTGGTTCCCCGGAAGGAGTTTGAGACGGTGGATGAAGACCAGATCAGCGTGTCGGAGCTCTACAAGATG cacCTGTCCAGCAGACACAACGTCCAGCAGACCACCGCCCAG GGCGACGCAAACCGGCTGCGCCCCGGGGAGCCCAGCCGGGTGCCGGTAGGACACCACCTGTTGGTCAACCTGAAGAACTTCACCTGCAACAGCGTGGGGGAGGACACCGacatcttcttctctctgtaCGACCTGAGGGAGGGCAGGACCATCAG tgAGAAGTTCATGGTGAGACTGAACAAGAACGGGGGCCCCAAGAACCCCGAGAAGGTGGAGCGGCTGTGTGCCCTGTTCACG GACCTGAGCAACAGGGACATGAAGCGTGACCTCTACATCGTGTCCCAGGTCATCAGAACAG GCCGGATGCTGCTGAACGACAGCAGGAAGGGCCCCCCCCAGGTGCAGTACCGGCGGCCCTACGGCTGCGCGGTGCTGGCCATGAGCGATGTGCTGCAGACCATCTCcgagctgaaggaggagaaggacttCGTGCTGAAGGTCTACAC GTGTAACAACGAGAGCGAGTGGCACCAGATCCACGAGAACATCATCCGCAGGTCCAGCACCAAGTACACGGCCCCCAGCACCTCCTACG GTCTGATCATCTCGCTGCAGCTGCTGAGGGGCGACCTGGAGCAGGTGCGGCGCGAGCACCCGCTGGTGTTCAGCCGGGGCGTGGCCCCCACCCGCAAGATGGGCTTCCCCGACGTCATCGTGCCAG GTGACGTGCGTAACGACCTCTACCTGACCCTGGAGCGGGGCGACTTCGAGCGGGGGGGCAAGAGCGTCCAGAAGAACGTGGAGGTCACCGTCTTTGTCCTGGATGCCGGCGGGGGGGTCCTGcag gaCTGCATCAGTCTAGGCTCAGGGGAGCCCCCCCTCCAGGAGCACCGCTCCTTCGTCCTGTACCACAACAACAGCCCCCGCTGGGGCGAAGTCCTCAAGCTGCCCATCCCCATTGACCGCTTCAGGGGGGCGCACCTGCGCTTCGAGTTCAGACACTGCTCCA cTAAGGACCGGGGGGAGAAGAAGCTGTTTGGTTTCTCCTTCACGCCGCTGATGAGGGACGACGGGACCACGCTGTCAGACCAGAGCCACGAGCTGCACGTGTACAAG TGTGACGAGAGCGCCACCTTCAGTAGCCACGCCCTCTACCTGGGCCTCCCCTGCTGTAAGGACGACACCAGCTGCCCCAGCGCCCCCCCTGGGCCCGTGTTCCAGCGCAGCACCAAGGAGACCTTCTGGATCTCCACCCAGCTGTCCTCCACCAAGCTCACGCAGAACG TGGACCTGCTGGCCCTGCTGAAGTGGAAGGCCCACCCGGACCGGGTCCTGGACATCCTGGGATGCCTGAGACACGTCAGCGGGGAGGAGATCGTCAAG tttCTCCAGGACATTCTGGACACACTCTTCTCCATCCTGGACGACAACACGGAGAAGTTTGGACCTCTGGTGTTCCAGCTACTG gtGTTCATCATCAACCTGCTCAGGGACAGTAAATATCACCACTTCAGGCCTGTGATGGACACCTACATCCAGAAACACTTCGCTGGAGCGTTAGCTTACAA GGAGCTGATTCGCTGTCTGAGGTGGTACATGGACCGGTCTGCAGAGGTGGTGCGACAGGACCACATTCAGGAAGCAATGAGG GCTCTGGAGTACCTGTTCAAGTTCATCGTGCGGTCGCGGATCCTTTACTCGCGCGCCACCGGCGGGTTGGAGGAGGACCAGTTCCGCACCAGCATTCAGGAACTCTTCCAGTCCATCCGCTTCGTCCTCATCCTGGACAGCCGCGGCTCGGAGGCCCTCATCTTTACACAG gCGGCGCTGTTGAATTCCTTCCCGGCCATCTTTGACGAGCTGCTGCAGATGTTCACGGTGCAGGAAGTGGCCCAGTTGGTCCGCGGGACCCTGGGCAGTCTGCCCTCCACCGTCCACATGGGACAGTCCATGGACCTGGTCAAGCTGCAGGCCATCGCCCGGACCGTGGACAGCAAGCTCTTCTCCCTCCCAG AGTCCCGGCGGACCCTCCTCCCGGTGGTCCTGCACCACCTGCACCTGCACCTGAGGCAGCAGAAGGAGCTGCTGGTCTGCTCCGGGATCCTCAGCTCCATCTTCTCCATCATCAGGACCAGCGCCATG GACACGTCggtgcaggaggaggtggagatgctGGTGGAGTCCCTGCTGGACGTCCTCCTGCAGACGCTGCTGTCCATCATGAGCAAGAGCCAATCGCAGGAGGCGGTAAGGGGTCAACGCTGTCCGCAGTGCACCGCGGAGATCACT GGCGAATATGTGTCCTGCCTGCTGTCCCTCCTCCGCCAGATGACGGATGTCCACTTCCAGCACTTGATGGAGAACTTTCAGAGCAAGGAGGAGCTCAAG GAGTTCCTGCTGAAGatcctgtgtgtgttcaggaacctgatGAAGCTCAGCATCTTCCCCCGCGACTGGAACGTCATGAGGCTCCTCACGAGCAA CATCATCCTGACCACGGCCCAGTTCCTGTCTCCAGCACTGCACAAGAACTTCAGCGAGACCGACTTTGACTTCAAG GTGTGGAACTCCTACTTCAGCCTGGCGGTTCTGTACATCAACCAGCCGAGCCTCCAGCTGGAGAACTTGAGCGCCACCAAGAGGAAAAAGGTCTTAGACAA GTACGGCGACATGCGAGTCATGATGACCTACGACCTCTTCAGTATGTGGCAGAACCTCG GCGAGAACAAGATCCACTTCATCCCCGGGATGATCGGGCCCTTCCTGGGGGTGACGCTGGTCCCTCAGCTGGAGGTCCGGAACATCATGATCCCTATCTTCCACGACATGATGGACTGGGAGCAGCGCAAGAACGGGAACTTCAAACAG gtggaggcggagcttatCGACAAGCTGGACAGTTTAGTGTCGGAGGGGAAAGGAGACGAGAACTACCGAGAACTCTTCGGTTTGCT TCTGCTGGAGAAGATCGAACAGGAGACGTGGAGGGAGACGGGGACGTCCTTCGTCACGTCGGTCACGCGTCTGATGGAGCGGCTGCTGGACTACCG cgactgCATGAAGGGAGACGAGACGGAGAACAAGAAGATGGGATGTACCGTCAACCTGCTG AACTTCTATAAATCAGAAATCAATAAGGAGGAGATGTACATCCGTTACATCCACAAGCTGTGTGACATGCACCTGCAGGCCGACAACTACaccg AGGCTGCCTTCACGCTGCTGCTCTACTGGGAGCTGCTGGCGTGGGAACAGCGCCCCCTGAAGGACCTCCTGCACTACCCCGCCCAGAGCGAGTGGCACCGCAAGGAGGGGCTGAGCCGCAAAGTAATCCATTACTTCAACAAGGGgaag TGCTGGGAGCTGGGCGTTCCTCTGTGCCGGGATCTGGCCTTCCAGTACGAGTCCCAGTACGACTACCAGAGTCTCAGCTGGATCCGG AAAATGGAGGCGTCGTACTACGACCACAtcctggagcagcagcgccTGGAGCCCGAGTTCTTCCGGGTCGGCTTCTACGGCAGGAAGTTCCCCTTCTTCCTCAGg AACAAAGAGTTCGTCTGCCGCGGCCACGACTACGAGAGGCTGGAGGCCTTCCAGCAAAGGATGCTGGGAGAATTCCCACAGGCCATCGCGATGCAACATCCCAACCAACCAGACGAGGCCATCCTGCAGTGTGACGCGCAGT ACCTCCAGATCTACGCCGTGACCCCGGTACCGGAGGGTGTTGGGGTTCTCCAGATGGACCGGGTCGCCGACCGCATCAAGAGCTTCTACCGGGTCAACAACGTGCGGCGCTTCCGCTACGACCGGCCCTTCCACAAGGGCCCCAAAGACCGGGACAACGAGTTCAAG AGTCTCTGGATCGAGAGGACCACGCTGACCCTCACACGCCCCCTGCCAGGGATCTCGCGCTGGTTCGAGGTGGACAAGAAGGAGGTG GTGGAGGTGAGTCCGTTGGAGAACGCCGTGTCGGTGGTGGAGAACAAGAACCAGGAGCTGCGGACTCTGATTGGACAGTACCAACACAAACAGCTCCAGGGGAACATCAACCTGCTCAGCATGACCCTCAACGGGGTCGTGGACGCCGCCGTCAACGGGGGCGTGGCCAGATACCAagag GCGTTCTTCGATAAGGACTTCATCAGCAGCCACCCTGAAGACACCGAGAAGATCACCCAGCTCAAGGACCTGATGCAGGAGCAG GTCCACATCCTGGGCGTGGGACTGGCCGTCCACGAGCAGCTGGTGCACCCAGAGATGCGTCCCCTGCACAAGAAGCTGGTGGACCAGTTCCAGATGATGAGGAGCAGCTTCTGCCAC GGTCTTCCTGCTCTGGACAGGGTGGCCCCCAGAGGGATGCTGGGCCCCCCCGGCCCCATGAGCCCcgagagcttcaagttcctgcACCGGCacag ccccGTTGCTCTGTGGACCCCGGTACGACCCCCCTCCTCCTGTGTCTCCAGTGAGGTGACCATGGGGGGTCTGCTGATCCTGTCTGACGGCGTCATGATGGAGACCCCCGACGACTTCTACCGGATGCAGGTAAAC GccagcccctcctcctccagccttAGCTCCACCCACTCTGCACCCTCCCAGATGatgagctccgccccctcaACCATCAGAG tgGGCTCCCCGTCTCTCCCTGACCGGTACCGACACACCCGTGAGACTCTGATGCTGCTGCCGCCGCAGCGGGAGCGCCCGAGCAGCGCCATGTACGACAACGGACAG CCAATGAACTTCCAGAGAGCGCTGTTCCACCAGGTGATTGGTCCGTGTAAACCCTGCAGCGACCCCAACCTGTCTGTGGCAGAGAAAG tccTGACCACGCCCAGCAGCTGGAGTCTGGACAGCGGCACCAGAGAGGCCCTCCCCTTCCTGTCTGCTCATGTGGGCGGAGTCATGGCGCCCCCCGTCCCCCCACGGAACCTCCCCCACG GCCAACTCCTGTCGATGCACTTTGACgctgtccagcagcagctcagcgACCTCCCTCCAGCTCTCCCCGCGCGCTCCTTAAGGAAG CCCCCCCTGCTCCCTATACCTGCCTCGCCCACCAGCCCCTCCATCCTGGATGGCAGTAGCTCCACCCTGTCAGGCAGCGCCAGCTCTGGAGTCTCCTCCCTCAGCGACCCCCCCGCCAGTCACACGGACACCCTGGAGTCCCCCCCCAGCAGCCAGGCATGGACCACTGACCAGGAAGACCCCCTCTACCAGCCGGTCAGATACAGCCCCCCCGAGGGGGCCCCGCCCTGTCCAAGCCAGTCCACAGGGTGCGTTGCCCCGCCCCTGGCTGGAGGCCCCCCCCCGGCCCCGGGTTTGGATGGActgcccccccatcaccaccacttCCACCCGCACTACCTCCCCCACCACCCGCCACTTTACCACCTCCACGAGCCCCCCCCGGCATTGCCCCCCAAGCCCTACCCCAGGGAGGGATGTATCCCCGAGGAGGATCCCcagtcagccccgcccccccccgtcccccgaCCAATGCCGCACAGCATCTACCAGCCCATCATGGCCCCCCCCAGGGAGGAGCATGCCAAGGTGGCGTGGGTACACGGCATGGGTGGGGAGTAG